From the Exiguobacterium marinum DSM 16307 genome, the window GTTGTGATAGAGCACATCCATATCAAATCCTCTCGCCCGGCGTGCGACCGCTTCACCAATCCGTCCCATGCCGATAATGCCGAGCTTCGCTTGATAGAGATCCATCCCGACATATCCCATCGGAAGCCAAGACTTCCACTCGCCAGCACGTAAATCACGTTCGGCCTCACCGAGACGTCGGGCCGTCATCATCATCAGTCCAAACGTCAGGTCCGCTGTCGTTTCCGTCAAGACGTCCGGAGTATTCGTCACGATGACCCCGTTCTCTTTCGCTGCGTTCAAGTCGATATTGTTATATCCTACAGCCAAGTTTGAGACGACTTCCAAATTGTTTGCTGTTTCAAACACTTCACGATCAATTGTGTCACTAAGCATCGTCCAAAGTGCATGTGCCGCGGCGGCTTCTTTTAGAAGAACTTCACGTGGGACACTTTGTCCCTCATGTTCCCACATGCGTACGTCATAGTGGTCACGAAGTGTTTCGACTGCCTCTTCAGGCAATCGGCGTGTAATATAGATTCGTTTTTTCAACTTTCTCCCCCTCTCTACACTTACTTGTAGTCTAACAAATGAGAGTCGTTATGACGGTTTATCCGTCTTCGGATTTTGTTTCAAGAACTGTTCGAACAGTGAGCCGAACTCTTGATTCAACAACTGCTCAATCGTTTTCGAAGAATCCATTGCGTTTCGATAAGCGATTTCATTGATGGCCAGACCAATTGCCCATGTGATGCCTGATGCGACGGTCGCGTTAATGACGCCGGCCGCCATATTCGCCCCAGGAAAAAATTTCATTACATTTAACAGAAGAGTCTTCGATAACGTTCGACCGATTTGTGGAATGATTGTGCTTCCGATGAGTGTCTTCAGTAAATCGTCACTTGCTTTCACACCCCAATAGCGGAATAAATGAACGCTCATTGTCACCTGGATAGGTGTCAACGCCACCGCATCTGCAAATGGGAGTGGTACTGCAGCAGCTGTTCCCGCGCTCGCCACATAACCTGAAATGATGCGATTCGCCTTTTTACGCTTTAGCTTAAGCATCGCCTCACTTTCTGCCTGAATTTCCATCAGGAGTCCTTCCTGCAAGGATGCATCTAACTGTTCGACCGACCAAACAATCAATCGCTCCCAATCTACATGTTGTCGCAACGCTTCGTTGTTTATGATTTCTCGGGCGATACTCACTTGGAAGATGGATTCCTCTACTACTATTCCATTCAGTTCATTTCGTAGTGCTGTCAGTTCATCCAGGTCTACTTGATCAATTTGAGTAAATAAGACAGCCACAGCCGTTGATTCACTTAGGCGACGAATGAGCGTTTTATCGAGAGGTGTGACGCGCTTCGTTGCGGCGTTGATGGTATACCACACGAGATGAATTCGATCAGACGCTTCCTTTCGTCTATTATTCTCCACAAAACCGATGACTTCTTCCTCGTAATGTTGCTGTCGCGCACTTCCGATTTCATACCCTTCGCTGTCAAACAAGGTGACCGCAATGTCATCATTTTTATATTGATGAATCCCTCTTGTAACCGGTTCTCCGGCAGCCACTTTCGTCAAATCACGTCCAAACACATAGTTCACGACCGAACTCTTTCCCGCTCCCGTCGCTCCAGCAATGAGGATATTTGGTTTTTTCACATTCCCACGCAGTCGTTCAAGTTCTGCCTTTAAATCATAATCCTTAAAATCAAACCGCTTCGTCGATTCCATTCTCATTTCCCCCTTTATGAGTTAAGCGTTTGTCCCAGCTGGCGCATCTCGCGCTCAAAACCACGTCGAATCTCTTCTTCAATCGTTTGTCTGACGGATGCGTATTGCTGCTCGATGGCTTTTTTAATGCCTCGTTCTGCCGTTCGACGCTTGAATGCCCAGTAAATGAAGTGCACTCCAGGAACCATACCGAGGACCATCTTTCGCACCGTCTTTCCGAACGAATAGTCAAATCCGAGTTCGACTCGCCTTGTCTTGAATAGTTGATTTGCCTGTTCACCGACTAACGGGTACCGTTGCATGAGTTGGATGTAATGACGTACCCCTTCTGCCATCGCATCTTCCGTTGTCAGGGCAGCCTGTTCGAGCGTTTTTTCTAAGTCTTTCTCGATGTTACGCGCTTTCCAGCTGATCATCGCTTGTGGCGTCAGCATGCGAATTTTTTCCGCCGAAGTGATGCTGCGTATTCGCCAATCCTCTAACTCTTCCACCAGATGATTCGTTAGATTGATTGGAAGCTTTCGTTCGATGTCTCTCCAAAGGTTCGTCCGATTACGCTTCCACACCTCTTCATATCCGTTCACCGGGATGCGCTTTCCCGTCAGTAACGTTTTCTCGACACTGTTTACCCGGATGATGTTCTCTTCTTCAATCGGAAGTTCACGCAACAACACTTGTTCCATCGCCGAGGCTTTCTGTACACTCATCGGATCTTCTTCATTGAAGTTGGTTAAAATGAGAGTGACGTTGCTACCTCGTGCATATAGCGGTTTTAAAATCGACTCGAGCTCGTATGCCTCGACTCGTCCCGACTGTACCGACAGCAAGTAGTAAATCGTATGAAACCACTCTGCGATATCGAGCGCCCCTTCGCGCTCATGGACGATAGATAATATTGCTTGGTGCCACTCCTCGGAACGGTCTGCCTCAAGCCCCCATGTATCAAAGAACCGAAACAAGATGCCCCGCTCTAAGTCGTAATACTCGTACTCATGAAGTCCTTCTGAGGTGACCGGACTTCCGGCCCTAGATTCAGCGACGTCGTGTCCGTATATATAGTTAATGAACGCACTCTTTCCAACGCCGGTCTTTCCGGCAATCAAAATATTCGAGACGAGCCCTGTCCGATCCATACGCTACCTCCCCATACGTTGTATAGTTCAATTATACCGAACGGACCGATTTCAAACGTCCATCGAAAGGATGATTCTCATGCTTCACCATGTCGAACTGTACGTATCCAACCTAAATGAAAGTGTACGTGCTTGGGAATGGCTTCTATGTGACCAACTCGGATACACGCTCTATCAATCATGGCCGGAAGGTCGAAGCTATCGTTTCGGCGATACATATCTCGTATTCGTACAGACGGAAGAAGACCATCTCACTCCGTCCTATCACCGAAAAAAGACCGGTCTCAATCATTTGGCGTTTCATGCCACCTCGCTCACACAACTAGAAGATATTCGTCAACAGCTGACGTCACACGGCTTCCAAGAGCTTTACGGAGACCGCTTTCCCCATGCGGGTGGCCCAGACTATACAGCACTGTTTTTCGAAGACCCAGATCGTATCAAAGTTGAACTCGTGGCAACGATGTGAACGGTTTCGTGAGAACTTCTTGAAAGTTTGTGAAAACAATTGCAAACTATACGTCGACCTCCTAGACTGAAAGGGTCTAAAGGAGGTCTTCTTATGGAAAAGCAAGTCATCGATTATATGGAAGAAGCCGCATTTAAAAAATCATCGTTGCTTCAGCATTCATTTTCTAAATATGTGTTACGGTCGATTATCGCCGGCTTTTTAATTGGCATTGGAGTTGTCTTCTCATTCACAGTCGGAAACATGTTCATCGATGTCCCCGGAACGATGCTCATTGCCGGTGCTAGTTTCTCGGTGGCACTCGTCTTCATCGTTTGGATGGGTGGAGAACTATTTACGAGTAATACGATGTATCTCTACACCGGGGCAAAACGGGGACGTGTCGCTTGGTTAGACTTAGCGAAAATATGGGGAATCAGTTGGATCGGCAACTTGATTGGCGCCGTCATTTTATCTCTTCTCGTCATCGGAGCTCACAGTATGGGCGAGGTAACGGGTGATCATTTGCTCGCTGTCGTTGCGGCGAAAAAAATCGGCGGAGATGCCCTTGCGATTTTCCTAAAAGGGATTTTGTGTAACATTCTCGTTTGTCTGGCTATCTTTATGCCACTAAAAACAAATAACGACGTCGCAAAAATCATGCTAACGATGATTCCAGTCGTCGTATTTTTTGCTGCCGGGTTCGAACACTCGATTGCGAACATGGGTGTCTTCGCACTTGCGCTTCACTATGTGCCGTCAGAACTCATCAACTTCAGTGGCGCCCTTTACAATCTATTCTTCGCCACACTCGGTAACATTGTCGGGGGTGCGTTGTTCGTGGCCGGAAGTTACTTGTATTTAAATAAAACTGAAATGGAACAAGCCGTCAAGCCAATCCGTCAACGTGCATAAAAAGACAGGGACCCCAATTAGCAGGGTCCCTGTTTGTTGCGTGATGCATTATGATTTTGAAGCGTCAGCAGCGGCTGTTTGAACAGAACCTTGTGCCACCTCGTCTTCTTCGACGTCCCAGCACTCTGTGTTTTCGATACCGAGTTTACGAGCTGAGAAGCGTGGGTTGAGACCTTGAGCACGTTGCTCTTCGTAGTCTTTAAGAACTTTGAAGGCAACACCACCAAGCAATGTGATGGCTGTGATGTTGATCAATGTCATTCCTGCCATGAAGAGATCAGCGAGGCTCCAAACGAATCCGAGGCTCGCAACCGCTCCGATGAAGACGAATGCCATTGTCGCAAGACGGAATCCAAGGACTGCACCTTTACTCTTCTTGATGAATTCGATGTTCGTTTCACCGTAGTAGTAGCTTCCTGCAATCGAGCTGAATGCGAACAAGAAGACACTGATGGCGATAAATGCCGGGGCGAGTGCTCCGATTTGTTCAGTCAAAGCATTTTGAAGGAGGACAATCCCTTCACCATTCCCTGAAGCGTAGCTATCTGAGAGAAGAATGATGGCTGCAGTTGCTGTACAAACAATCAACGTATCCAAGAATACACCGAGTGATTGAAGGAAACCTTGCTTCGCAGGGTGTGATACTTCAGCTGCTGCTGCAGCGTTCGGTGCAGAACCCATACCAGCTTCGTTCGAGAAGAGTCCACGACGAACACCCATAGAAATCGCGGCACCGATTGAACCGCCGACTGCTTCGTCTAAACCGAATGCACTTTGGAAGATCATCGCGAAGACGGCTGGGAGTTCAGCAAAGTTGACAACAACAACGTAGAGCGCGATTACAAGGTACAACACGGCCATGACCGGTACGACGATTGCCGAGAAGTTAGCGACACGTTGTACTCCACCGAAGATGACGAGACCAGTAAGAACAACCAAGATTGCTCCACCGATGACTGCATCGACACCGAATGCGTTATCGAATGCTGCAGCGATCGTGTTCGATTGAACAGAGTTGAAGATGAGGCCAAATGTGACGGCGATGAGAACCGCAAATACGATTCCTAGTGCACGGTTATTCAAACCTTTTTCGATGTAGTACGCTGGGCCACCGCGATAAGCGACATCGTCTTTCACTTTGTATACTTGAGCCAATGTACTTTCAATCATGGCTGTGGTGCCACCGAGAAGGGCGACGATCCACATCCAGAAGACCGCTCCCGGTCCACCGAGTGTGACGGCTACCGTGACCCCTGCAAGGTTACCTGTACCGATTCGAGTCGCAGCACCGATAAAAAATGATTTCATTGGTGTGATACTCTTGCCATCTTTTGATGGTGTCACGTCCGACTTATCCGTGACCGCACGGAACATTTCTTTTAAGTACCGGAACTGCATAAATCGTGTTTTGACTGTGAAATAAATCCCGGCTCCAACGAGTACGGCGATCAATACGTACGACCATAAGATGTTGTTCAAAAAGTCGACGCTTCCTTGTAGCAAACCTTGAATCGCTTCCATGAATAAGTTCCTCCCTGTTGTGTGAATCTGAAGTTGAGATTTTTTATGATGTCTTAGTTCTGAATTATACAAAGATTCTGAAAATTATCAACAATTTTTTTATAGGTTACTTCACTGTTTTTTCACATCAATGAATCATGATTCCTTATACAAACTCATTTAAAGCGCTTACAATAATAATGTTTAGAAATATTAAATCATGATTGTTTTTGATGACCATGAAACGAATATTCAAAAAAAACAGCCACTCTTTTCGAGTAGCTGTCGTCTTAAATACCAGTACGTTTCTTCTGGTTATTTGGTTTTTTCGTCAATTGACTCGTTAATGGTTTTTGTTTCGTACCATGTAAACCTGTCGGAACCTTTGTCTGGTTCTGTTTCTTTTCTGCTAGCTTTTGTTTCATCGCCTCTTGAAAAGATAATTTTTTCTCACTCATCTTACTCACCTCCAGCTTCGATCACTTTCACACGACCGACCTGTCCATCGCTCAAACGCACTTTGATTCCGTGCGGATGACGTGGCGAGTTCGTCAATATATCCTGAACGACGCCTTTCGTCAGCTTTCCGCTTCGTTGATCTTGTTTCAAAACGATTTGGACATGGAGCCCTGGGCGAATGTCAGCACGTTTCGTTCCATCCATACCCGACACCCCTTTCCATTTAGTCAATCTCTATCATATGCTCTTTTCCCGTATTTGTCACAGTCTATCCCATATACCGATTTGTCGCATCGCATCCGTCACGTAACTTTGATCGGTCTGTAGTGTCTTCTCGGGAAGCGGATGATGGAATTGCAAGCTGACTCCTCGATGCGAAAAGATGACGTTGATGATCGTATTTCCATCGATATCATGGAGCGTCGCCGTTCCTTGAAGGGAATGGAAGGCCGAGGCGAACGCCTCTCCAAAATCGAGATACGTTGTCACAGTGGTTACAACACGTTGCTCATCCATCATCAAGTTTACTAGTTCGCGGCTCGCGCTTATGATGACGACTCGTGCTACCTCGTTCCCATTTGAAAATTCAATCGTATGCATCCTCATCTCACCTCACATTCAATAGAGGTACCCTCCTCAGAAGGTACCTCTCTATCATAAACGATATAGACGGGCTGCGAATGGTCGCAACATAAATGTCTCGGTCTCAATCGTCTCCGGATCAATTTCATTCGTCATGACGAGCGTAGCGCCCGCTATTTCTGGAATTGTCACTTCTGCCGGGTTGGCAGTCAAGTTGACGACCACGAAAAATCGATTGTTCTCAAATGAACGTTCATAGACGAAGGCTTGCTTGTGCTCTGGCAAGACGTCACGATAACGACCATACGTAAACGTCTCTTCGGCTCGGCGAAGTCGAATCATCTCCTTGTAGAATGATAGGATTGAGTGTTGATCGTGTTGCTGCGCCTCGACGTTAAGCGTCTCATACTCTTCATGAATCGGCATCCATGGTGTTTTCGTCGAGAAACCAGCATGAGGCGACGCATCCCATTGAATCGGCGTTCGCACGTTGTCACGTGAGGTCCCCCATACTTGTTGCATCGAATCGATTTCACTCATCCCGTTCGCAATCCGTTCGAAATACTCATTTTTTGTCGCGACATCATCATAGTCATGAATGGACGGGAGGGGCACGTTCTTCATCCCAATCTCTTGTCCTTGATAGATGAATGGTGTGCCGTGCATAAAGAAATACATCATCCCAAGAGCCGTGGCACTCTCACGCCAGTAATGTTGCTCATCCCCAACGAGCGAGACCGCTCGCACCATATCATGATTTTCAATGTATAGTGCGTTCCAACCGGTTTCGAGTAAACCTTGTTGCCATTTATCAAAGATTCGTTTCAACTCGACGACATCGAGCGGGGCAAGACGTGACCGTCGCATAATATCGACATGGTCAAAATGAAACGCCATATTCATCGCGCCATTTTCCGGTCCCATCCAAAGATCCGCTGCTTCCGGTTCAATCCCGTTCGTTTCACCAACGGTCATAATATCGTATTTCGAGAAAGTCTCCCGCTTCATCTCTTGAAGGTAGTCATGGATTCCATCGATATTCGAATACATCGAGAACGCCGTGACGACCGGTTTGCCGTCCGGAGATGGAAGCATCGTCCCCGTCGGCATCTTTTTAATGTGACTGATTGCATCGACACGGAATCCGTCGACGCCTTTATCGAGCCACCAATTGATCATATCGTAAACAGCCGTTCGTACTTCACGATTCTCCCAGTTCAAATCAGGTTGCTTCTTCGAGAAGACGTGTAAGTAATATTGATCAGTCTCTGTATCGTATTCCCAGGCAGAGCCGCCAAAGATACTCGCCCAGTTGCTCGGTGGTGCACCTTCTTTACCATCTCGCCAAATGTACCAATCCCGTTTCGGATTGTCTTTCGAACTTTTCGACTCTAGGAACCATGGATGTTCGTCCGACGTATGGTTGACGACGAGATCGAGCAACAGCTTCATCCCACGCGCATGTACAGCCTTTAGCAAGGCGTCGAAATCTTCCATCGTCCCGAACTCTTCCATAATATCTTGGTAATCACTAATATCGTATCCGTTGTCATCGTTCGGCGATTTATACATCGGACAAATCCAGATGACATCAATCCCAAGGTCTTCTAAGTAATCAAGCTTTTCAATGATTCCACGAAGGTCTCCAATCCCATCCCCGTTCGAATCTTTGAAACTTCGTGGATAGATTTGATAGGCAATCGCCTCTTTCCACCATACACGACTTATTTTTGTTTGTTTCGTTTGGCTGAACAACGTCTCCATACGGCACCGTGCCTCCTACAATAAGGTATGATTCACATCTACCATAGCAATAGTGCAAGCGTTTGCAAAGAATCAGTCCATAAAAAAATGCAGTTTTTACACTGCATTTTGATGATGCGCCCCCACCTGTTCACAGAAAGTCGTAATCAGCTTCGACAAATGCTTCCAATCATGGTCCATCGTCGCGACGTGATACGAGTTTGGAAGTACTGCATATTCCTTTTTACCTTGCAGCTGATCAAACAACCAGATGGAGTCAGCTGGCGGAACGACATTGTCGACAGCTGAATGAATGACATATGTCGGCACATCCACCGATCCGACGTGTGGTCTCACCTCATCGATCAATGAAAGTAATTCCCGGATTGCCCTTGTCGGAACGCGGTCATAGACGATCTCATACACATCTTCTGCCAAGATATCCGGAGCGTCCTCATCGATGAATCGACACTCGGTATCAGACGCATGACACGCATATCCAGGTACGGACAGTGCGGCATTGATTGTCACGATTGCGTCTGCTTTTCCTTCGAGAGCTGCTTTGAGTGCTAGTGTTCCACCCATTGACTGACCGACGACAACGACAGTCTGACACGACTCGCGTAACCTTTCAATTCCTTCGATCACACTCTGATACCAACATCGATATGTCGAACATCGAAAGTCTTCCGGGTCTGTCCCATGCCCTTTCAAACGTGGTGCGTAAACAGTAAACCCTTGCTTCATCAGTTCAATTCCGACATCTTGTACACTTTGAGGCGTCCCATTAAAGCCGTGACAAAGCAAAATTCCAATCTCGTTTCCTTCATAATAAAATGCGCCTGCTCCAGGAATGACTGAGTAGTTGATTACTTCCATTACTTCCTCCTTATAATTCTCACTTAACCGATATAATTAATTTGTATTAGAGAATTGTAAAAGTTATCGATGTAATCGTCAAGTTCTTCAGGCTATACTCACTTTGTCGTCAGTCAAGCATAGTGGCTATCGGCAATTCCATTTTCACTTGAATAAATTGAACGTAGAAATCTATAAATGATTAGAGTAATGACACATTGTCTGCGGTTTTTTTAGGTTTTGCCTTTTCTGAAGCGGGGATAAAAAGGAAGATGCTGAATCGTGGAGGAGAAATTATGGAACTGTATAACGGAGAACTGTATTGGCCAACAACTGAGTCAGATAACGTCGTATTGCAACAACCTGAAAAAAAGGAACGCTACGACGTGCTCGTCATTGGAGCTGGCATGTCCGGGACATTGACGGCCTATACGCTACAACAGGACGGTGTCGATTTTGCGGTTATTGATGCGCGCAAAGTCGGGACAGGAAGCACATCAGCAAATACCGGGTTAATTCAATATTCAAATGACATCATGTTACATGAACTCGCAGAAAAAATTGGAGAGGCGGCAGCGGTACGCTTTTATCAATTGTGTCTCGATGCGGTCGAATCGCTCGACCAGGTGGCAAAAGATGTCGATGCATCCGATATATATATTCGACGGGACAGTCTTTGTTTTGCGAGTGATGAGACCGATGTTGCCAAATTGAAACGTGAGTATGAGATGCTGTCAAAACACGGTTTTGACGTGGAATGGTTGGATCGTGAGGCACTACGCGAACGCTTCCCATTCGAAAAACCGGCGGCCCTCATCACGAAAGGCGATGCCGAGGTCAATCCGCTCACGCTAAGCCGTCAAATCATCCGCCATTTATCAAAACAACAAGTCCCGATTTTTGAAGAAACGTCGGTGGATGAGGTCGTGTCCGACGGTGACGGATGGGTCGTTTTCACTTCAAACGGGACATTCAAAGCAAATAAAGTCATTTTTGCGACGGGTTATGGGCCTGCCCCCCTACTCGATTCCCATCGGATCGATTTGAATCGGTCATACGCCATCGCCACGAATCCGATCGCTGAGTTCAGTGAATGGGAAGGACGTGCCCTCATTTGGGAGACGAAACGCCCGTATCTCTATTTACGTACGACTCCCGATGGTCGGATTATCGCAGGTGGACTCGACGAAGACAAAGCAGAGACGCCTCACGACGAGACGCTCATGAATGATCGGGCAGAACGGGTGAAAGAAAAAATAGCCGATCTCTTCCCGATGTATGACCTTGAAATCGATTATGCCTGGGTCGCCTTGTTCGGAGAATCAGTGGACCAACTCCCGTTCATCGGAGAGCACCCGAATCAACCGAACTTGTTTTACTTACTTGGATATGGGGGAAATGGGACGGTGTACAGCATGCTCGGCTCTCGTATTTTAAGTGCCCTCGTTCGCGGTCAGTCGCATCCCGATGCGGACCTCGTTCGTCTAGATCGAACATAATCCCCGACATCTCGGGGATTGTTACATATTGAAGGAGTGTTTTTTGGTTGAAGAAAAAAAGAAAAGCAAATTGGGTATATCAACTCCGGCGTCTCGCCGTGTTTCTCGTCCCGCTCGGCTTGGCCGTCTGGTTCTGGCCGCAGGAGTCGACACCCACCACAGAATTGAAGTCTGAACAAGCCTCTATTTCCGAGGAAATATACACGATTGAAGAACGTACACCCATTGAAGAAGACGGCGTCACTCGATATGAATATGATGTCGTGGTACATGGGGAACGGAGTACGGATGAGCTTCAATCAATCAGTCATGACGTCATCGATGACGTACAACAGTCTGATCAGTTTCAGGCCGCCTTGCTACGATTTTATGATGATGCCGCGTATATCGGGACGGAACCCCCACTCGGTGAAGCCGTATTCGCTCCGGAAGGTGATTACGCGCTTGCCGATTGGGTGAAACCCGGTCAAATAGACGACATGATATTCGGCTGGCAACTTCGGGAAAAAGAATGGACGACCAAATTGACCGACAAAGAGATACAGATTTGGAGGTCATGGCAAGACCAGTATACGGAGCAGAATCCTGATGACCCCGATGCGAAAGCGAAAGTGACGCGTGTCATTGCCACGGAATACGAACTCGACCCTAAAGTGGTGCAACAAATCGTATTGAAACAACATGTATGGGCCGCATTATGAATAACCTTAACTTTGTGTGAAATCTCTCTTTTTTGAAAAAGAGGGATTTTTTTATTTTAGGTTAGGGAACACCGATATAGTAGGTCAAATCGTGACTTACGACGGTCAGTCATACTTAAGGGAGGCAATCACATGGGGAACAAGAAAGAAGAGCAGTTAAAACAACATACGATTGATAACGAACAACAAGCTGGCTTGACGACAAATCAAGGGTTGAAGATGGCGGAAGACGAATTCTCGCTGAAAGCAGGACGCCGTGGTCCGACATTGATCGAGGATTTCCATTTCCGCGAAAAGATGACTCACTTCGACCATGAGCGGATTCCGGAGCGCATCGTCCATGCGCGTGGTGTCGGGGCTCACGGGGAGTTCCAGGTGTATGAACCGCTCGCCGAGTTCACAAAAGCGAACTTTTTGAACGACCCTTCCAAGACGACGCCCGTATTCGTCCGTTTCTCGACCGTCCAAGGTTCACGTGGGTCTGCCGATACGGTACGTGACGTTCGAGGATTTGCGACGAAGTTCTACACAGACGAAGGGAACTATGATTTAGTCGGAAACAACATTCCGGTCTTCTTTATTCAAGATGCCATCAAGTTCCCTGACCTCGTCCATGCCGTGAAACCTGAACCCCATACGGAAGTGCCGCAAGGGGGAAGCGCGCACGATACGTTCTGGGATTTCGTCGGACAAAACCATGAAACGGCTCATATGGTCATGTGGGCGATGAGTGACCGGGGCATTCCACGTAGTCTACGCATGATGGAAGGGTTCGGGGTCCATACGTTCCGTCTCGTAAATGCGGAAGGAAAGGCGCACTTCGTCAAGTTTCATTGGAAGCCAAAGCTCGGGGTGCATTCACAAGTATGGGACGAAGCCCAAAAGGCAGTCGGGAAAAACGCTGACTTCCACCGTGTCGACTTGTATGAAGCCATCAATAAAGGTGACTATCCGGAATGGGAGCTCGGTCTGCAACTCATCCCGGAAGAAGACGAGTTCAACTACGACTTCGACATCTTAGACCCGACCAAACTGTGGCCGGAAGAAGAGATTCCAGTGAAACTTGTCGGGAAAATGACACTCAATCGAAACGTCGACAACTTCTTCGCGGAAACTGAGCAAGTCGCCTTCCACCCGGGTCATCTCGTCCCAGGAATCGACTTCTCGAACGATCCGCTCTTACAAGGTCGTCTGTTCTCGTATACGGACACGCAGCTTTCACGTCTTGGCGGACCAAACTTCCACCAGATCCCAATCAACAAGCCCGTTTGTCCGTTCCACAACAACCAGCGGGACGGGATGCATCAAATGGCCGTCCATAAAGGTCAGACGAGCTATCACAAAAATGCGCTCAACAACAACCAGCCGGAACCCGTACCGGCCGACCAAGGTGGTTTCGAGCATTATCAAGAGAAGGTGGACGGGCATAAGATTCGCGGCCGTAGCGACAGCTTCCTTGATTTCTATTCACAGGCGAAGCTCTTCTACAACAGCATG encodes:
- a CDS encoding 2-hydroxyacid dehydrogenase, producing the protein MKKRIYITRRLPEEAVETLRDHYDVRMWEHEGQSVPREVLLKEAAAAHALWTMLSDTIDREVFETANNLEVVSNLAVGYNNIDLNAAKENGVIVTNTPDVLTETTADLTFGLMMMTARRLGEAERDLRAGEWKSWLPMGYVGMDLYQAKLGIIGMGRIGEAVARRARGFDMDVLYHNRTRRHESESMYGFTYAELDDLLEQSDFVIVLAPLTDETRGMLGAKEFAKMKETSIFINVARGEIIDEQALYEALKAKKIWGAGLDVFTKEPIDLDHPLLKLPNVTTLPHIGSASIRTRLAMMALNREAIENVLEGKEPKNRLT
- a CDS encoding YcjF family protein, coding for MESTKRFDFKDYDLKAELERLRGNVKKPNILIAGATGAGKSSVVNYVFGRDLTKVAAGEPVTRGIHQYKNDDIAVTLFDSEGYEIGSARQQHYEEEVIGFVENNRRKEASDRIHLVWYTINAATKRVTPLDKTLIRRLSESTAVAVLFTQIDQVDLDELTALRNELNGIVVEESIFQVSIAREIINNEALRQHVDWERLIVWSVEQLDASLQEGLLMEIQAESEAMLKLKRKKANRIISGYVASAGTAAAVPLPFADAVALTPIQVTMSVHLFRYWGVKASDDLLKTLIGSTIIPQIGRTLSKTLLLNVMKFFPGANMAAGVINATVASGITWAIGLAINEIAYRNAMDSSKTIEQLLNQEFGSLFEQFLKQNPKTDKPS
- a CDS encoding GTPase; protein product: MDRTGLVSNILIAGKTGVGKSAFINYIYGHDVAESRAGSPVTSEGLHEYEYYDLERGILFRFFDTWGLEADRSEEWHQAILSIVHEREGALDIAEWFHTIYYLLSVQSGRVEAYELESILKPLYARGSNVTLILTNFNEEDPMSVQKASAMEQVLLRELPIEEENIIRVNSVEKTLLTGKRIPVNGYEEVWKRNRTNLWRDIERKLPINLTNHLVEELEDWRIRSITSAEKIRMLTPQAMISWKARNIEKDLEKTLEQAALTTEDAMAEGVRHYIQLMQRYPLVGEQANQLFKTRRVELGFDYSFGKTVRKMVLGMVPGVHFIYWAFKRRTAERGIKKAIEQQYASVRQTIEEEIRRGFEREMRQLGQTLNS
- a CDS encoding VOC family protein, encoding MLHHVELYVSNLNESVRAWEWLLCDQLGYTLYQSWPEGRSYRFGDTYLVFVQTEEDHLTPSYHRKKTGLNHLAFHATSLTQLEDIRQQLTSHGFQELYGDRFPHAGGPDYTALFFEDPDRIKVELVATM
- a CDS encoding formate/nitrite transporter family protein; protein product: MEKQVIDYMEEAAFKKSSLLQHSFSKYVLRSIIAGFLIGIGVVFSFTVGNMFIDVPGTMLIAGASFSVALVFIVWMGGELFTSNTMYLYTGAKRGRVAWLDLAKIWGISWIGNLIGAVILSLLVIGAHSMGEVTGDHLLAVVAAKKIGGDALAIFLKGILCNILVCLAIFMPLKTNNDVAKIMLTMIPVVVFFAAGFEHSIANMGVFALALHYVPSELINFSGALYNLFFATLGNIVGGALFVAGSYLYLNKTEMEQAVKPIRQRA
- a CDS encoding alanine/glycine:cation symporter family protein, with amino-acid sequence MEAIQGLLQGSVDFLNNILWSYVLIAVLVGAGIYFTVKTRFMQFRYLKEMFRAVTDKSDVTPSKDGKSITPMKSFFIGAATRIGTGNLAGVTVAVTLGGPGAVFWMWIVALLGGTTAMIESTLAQVYKVKDDVAYRGGPAYYIEKGLNNRALGIVFAVLIAVTFGLIFNSVQSNTIAAAFDNAFGVDAVIGGAILVVLTGLVIFGGVQRVANFSAIVVPVMAVLYLVIALYVVVVNFAELPAVFAMIFQSAFGLDEAVGGSIGAAISMGVRRGLFSNEAGMGSAPNAAAAAEVSHPAKQGFLQSLGVFLDTLIVCTATAAIILLSDSYASGNGEGIVLLQNALTEQIGALAPAFIAISVFLFAFSSIAGSYYYGETNIEFIKKSKGAVLGFRLATMAFVFIGAVASLGFVWSLADLFMAGMTLINITAITLLGGVAFKVLKDYEEQRAQGLNPRFSARKLGIENTECWDVEEDEVAQGSVQTAAADASKS
- a CDS encoding YwbE family protein encodes the protein MDGTKRADIRPGLHVQIVLKQDQRSGKLTKGVVQDILTNSPRHPHGIKVRLSDGQVGRVKVIEAGGE
- a CDS encoding glycoside hydrolase family 13 protein; its protein translation is MSRVWWKEAIAYQIYPRSFKDSNGDGIGDLRGIIEKLDYLEDLGIDVIWICPMYKSPNDDNGYDISDYQDIMEEFGTMEDFDALLKAVHARGMKLLLDLVVNHTSDEHPWFLESKSSKDNPKRDWYIWRDGKEGAPPSNWASIFGGSAWEYDTETDQYYLHVFSKKQPDLNWENREVRTAVYDMINWWLDKGVDGFRVDAISHIKKMPTGTMLPSPDGKPVVTAFSMYSNIDGIHDYLQEMKRETFSKYDIMTVGETNGIEPEAADLWMGPENGAMNMAFHFDHVDIMRRSRLAPLDVVELKRIFDKWQQGLLETGWNALYIENHDMVRAVSLVGDEQHYWRESATALGMMYFFMHGTPFIYQGQEIGMKNVPLPSIHDYDDVATKNEYFERIANGMSEIDSMQQVWGTSRDNVRTPIQWDASPHAGFSTKTPWMPIHEEYETLNVEAQQHDQHSILSFYKEMIRLRRAEETFTYGRYRDVLPEHKQAFVYERSFENNRFFVVVNLTANPAEVTIPEIAGATLVMTNEIDPETIETETFMLRPFAARLYRL